The following proteins are co-located in the Pseudomonas sp. ATCC 13867 genome:
- the pyrE gene encoding orotate phosphoribosyltransferase — protein sequence MHAYQRDFIRFAIERGVLRFGEFTLKSGRTSPYFFNAGLFNTGVALAQLGRFYASAVVDSGISFDVLFGPAYKGIPLAAATAIALAEQHGRDLPWCFNRKEAKDHGEGGTLVGAPLTGRALIIDDVITAGTAIREVMQIIDAQGAQAAGVLIALNRQERGKGELSAIQEVERDFSIPVVSIVSLEQVLEYLAGDAQLKQHLAAVEAYRAQYGI from the coding sequence CCATCGAGCGCGGCGTTCTTCGTTTCGGCGAGTTCACCCTCAAGTCCGGGCGTACCAGCCCGTACTTCTTCAATGCCGGCCTGTTCAATACCGGCGTGGCGCTGGCCCAGCTGGGGCGTTTCTACGCCAGCGCGGTGGTCGACAGCGGCATCTCCTTCGATGTGCTGTTCGGCCCGGCCTATAAAGGCATCCCGCTGGCCGCCGCCACCGCCATTGCGCTGGCCGAGCAGCACGGCCGCGACCTGCCCTGGTGCTTCAACCGCAAGGAAGCCAAGGACCACGGTGAAGGCGGCACGCTGGTTGGCGCCCCGCTGACCGGCCGCGCGCTGATCATCGACGACGTGATCACCGCCGGCACCGCCATCCGCGAGGTCATGCAGATCATCGACGCCCAGGGCGCTCAGGCAGCCGGCGTACTGATCGCCCTGAACCGCCAGGAGCGCGGCAAGGGCGAACTGTCGGCGATCCAGGAGGTCGAGCGCGACTTTTCGATCCCGGTGGTCAGCATTGTGTCGCTGGAGCAAGTGCTGGAATATCTCGCCGGTGATGCGCAGCTGAAACAGCATCTGGCCGCTGTCGAGGCGTATCGCGCACAGTACGGTATCTAA